attgtttttgttttataattgtatttcataactttaactCTTGTGGTCTGAGATTCAGCAGTTTCCAGTCCTGCCACCTTTGAATTTTCTGTGATCATATTTACTAAAGTAAAACTCCAAATTAAGGCTGTTTGAAAATTTTTCTTCTCTAATTGTTTCTGTTTGATGGGGCTCTGGATTCCTTTTGTGTTATTAATAGAAGAGATGATACAGATGAaatccccatcaatgtatttttttttcattaaaatacagaaaaatgggtgaaaatgtaaaacaagcatGTAAGAATTAATAGTTATGTAGTGTTAGCTAAGCAAGCAGCAGAGTGATGTAGTAGTAagcttatttgtttttgttttttcatgtgaGGGCAAATATCCACTCCAGACGAAATTCTGAATATCTTCCAGCttatttgattatatttttaatttcttcacTTTCCAAAGGATAGGATGTGTATTTCCAGATGATTAACATTAATGTATTTTTCTAACTGAAGCTACAGTTAAATGATTGGTTACTACAGTTTGTCATTCCTGGTGTTGATCCTTGTGCTGAGTCTTTATTATAAGGAAACCTAATAGTTTACTGTTAACACCTAATATTCATTATATGTATCTCTTTGTTTAATATCCATGTTAAAgccaaagtttctgtttttagtATCATCTGAATGAATTATTCTGTAAGTAaatcagctaaaaaaaaaacacaggttgaataaccaaaatatttttttgtgattgacagtttttgtttttgttgaattAAATTATCCACATGCAACACTACCAAGAACAAACCCCACACAGTCTGTGGGCTTTGTCTTTTTGCTACATCCTGCTGCAAGAATTATTCTACTAAAAGAAGTGCTTTCAGGATCGGGAAGTCCCACGATCAGAGAGTTTTGCTGACTTTGATCAATTCCCTGGGAGAAATGTTCCCTGACTCGGGCTGAGTTGGTGCTGGTAATTCCAGTCTCCAGTGTGGCCTCCGCAGCAGTCTTCCTCATTGAGCTTAATTACAAGCAAGCAGCCACTTTGAGTCTGTTTAGTTTGTATTTGCCTGTTCAGGCACTATAGCTGCAGTGTTTTATTGCTTCAGCTGTCACTATATAAAAAAATCTTTCATGTGTCTGGTGTTGACATGAAAAGTGACCGCATGGTGTCTCtgttcatcttttctttccatgTACTCATAAATGCATAATCTATTCTTTAGATTAATTATGTGACTGAATTATTGCTATTACATGTTTTTTAATaccattaaaaaattaaaaggaaaaacatcattATAGATTATGatgcttggttttttttttgttgtttttttttcggACAGTGAGAGAGTTCTGGTTGCTGGGCTTGACTTGACATCCATAAAGAAGCTCACTGTAAGGCTGCAAAAAATCAGGGACAGCCCTTAAAGTCCAGCTAATTAGGTTTCTTTATTTAGCTTTATAAATAACAGGAccccacttttatttttttgcagtgttttcccACGTACTTCTGTCTTCTTTTTGTGAAGTATGCGTTTTTCTGGAATGGCATCtttaatgaattaataaaaCAATAGCAGCGTGTTGACCTAAGACCTCAATGAAATGCCTAAATTCTTTCCCACAATTTGCATATTTCAGTCTTTCCAAAAACTTGCAACAAATGAAGTCAAGATTGTGGGAATGCTATCCTTGAACACATGCTGTGAAGGGTCCATGATGGTCAGGCTGAAAGCTCAGAGGCCAGGGTTTCATCGTCATAGAAAATGTGCATAAAACAAAGCTTTTTGGAAGCAAGTTTGTGTAATATAATCCTGGTGAAGATCCCTAAGGCATTTGCTATTTGACTTTAAATCTTTCACCCTCTAACAGGAAGTGAGTGTGACGAAGAGGATGTAGAATTTGAGGAGTCTGACAGTGATGAGTCGTGGACCACTGAAAGCGCCATCAGCTCTGAGTCCATCCTCAGTTCCATGTACATGAACGGAGGAGATGAAAAGCCTTTTGCATGCCCAGTTCCAGGATGTAAAAAGAGATATAAGGTAAGTTTCATTCGTGGTCTCTTAAATCTTATTAGGATGCCTGTtgtaaacataataaaacagtGTGAAATATCTCTATCATGACCAGAGAGACCAAATGAAAACCGGACATATTTGCATTGTATTAAGTGTGAGAGATGcaattttatttactttcaaACTAAATCCAACCAATTCCCTGCTGTTGACAATGGAAAATTGGTTCTTAGTTGAGCATTacaacaacagaaatgcatacaTCTAGTCCACTTCAGAGATGTGGAGTTTTTATAGCATTTTCCATCCACATctggtgtgtgtggttggaatAAATTATGTGCAGCCTGAGAAAATTGCATTGCTGACGTGAATGACAGGGTTATAGGCGATGACTTAGTCTGAGGTAGCAGGCAGCCTTAGGCATCTGTTTAGCAGTAAAACAAGATAGATTtgaaacaagaaaacattttatgtCTTGTCCTACATTCAAATGTTGACTGGTAAATGTCATAGATATACCCAAGTCATAATATTCCTTgcctttttcattttggtatgaCCATGATTTTAAAGTACCAGTCTCTAAGAATGAAGATGGGTATATAACTATATCTGTAGGTGCCTATAATTTTCAGAATTTGTGATTTTGCGGGGGAGGAAGGACTGTGATGGAGGCCACAGTTCTGGGAAACAATCTGATCCTCAGCCTTAAGACCTTTGGATAAAAGGAATGAAGGTTTAGAGCCAAGCCAGCTAATTTCTGCAGCGATGTTCTGAAATCTGACGTTCTAACAATTCTGACGATTGGAACCTAATATAGCTATACTTTTATGCGCATACTTTTGGACTGTCTCATCAGACGCACATGCGTATAGTTTTATGTGTAAATATTCTTTTCTCCAAGCAGTGCACACCAGAATTTGAAAATCAATAGCTCTCCTTCTCCAGCTCTCCCCTTTCTGTTCTGAGCGTCTCTTATCAAATGATAACAAGCATAATCATCTGTTTTATATGCACCAGAAATGTGTCAGTGAAGAGTTTTGGCTTAACATGCAATTATTTCCAAGTAAAAACACTTTGCATTGCTTTGGTTTTACAATTTATGCAAAGTGTTTTGCATAGAACACAACCAGTTTCCTCCATAAGTCACAGACTACTAGAAATAAACTAATCACCTTTTGAAAAAAGGAACGTGTATCAGCACTAAATAACAGTCTTTCCACTAATAAGGACAACTCtataatattaattttaatattttaaaatacatcaaCTAACCCAGAGTCAGAGTCCTTGAGAGTCAATGCAGATGTGAAGTAACTCTACACATCTTCCATTTGCAGAGAGAGAATCCTGGTCCTCTGACTGGTTGAATTACAATTTTTTCAaggttatttttgttgtgtCTTTGGTTGGTGCGTGTCTAAAGTGGTTTCCTTGTTCCATTACAGAATGTAAACGGAATTAAGTATCATGCCAAGAACGGCCACCGAACTCAGATAAGGGTGCGCAAACCCTTTAAGTGTCGCTGTGGGAAGAGCTACAAAACATCTCAGGGTCTCCGCCACCACACAATCAACTTCCACCCACCCATCTCTACTGACATGATCCGCAAGTTGCAGCAGTAGAGCCTGAGTGAGGTACCAGCACTTGCCTTCAGGCTATGTCAGCAACCATCAACAGACCaccatcaccagcagcagctgtcTCCCTTTCCAACCTCCCCCTTTTCTTCCCCTCTCACTGTATTTTGCTACACTACACACTATTGCATGGTAAAAACATATTATTGTTCTTTCATATCTTTTATTCAGAATGTTGAATCTTTATTTCGttcacatttttgcattttgcacatttaaactatcatttatttatttatcatttgaCAGATGATGAAGGCATGTGTTAGCCCAGGTCACAAGTAGCCTTACATGTATGGTAGGGTGTTCTGGTTTAAAGGGAAGAAGAGAAAAGATTGGGATCATTGTTGAGAAAGCAAGCATCGATACCATGCATTTGTCACATTGAACAGTTTCTTTTTTGAGGATTAAATGTGACAGAGGCAAATTCATGTTTTATATAATGTTTTATAGCATTAAATCCAGCATAAAAGCATTAGTATTTGGCAATCTCAAATGGGCTTAATGTTATTGATCATTTGTTGGACTTATTGTAGTTACTGTTCCTTTCATGTCACAAGaattcaaaacatttttgataCGTTTTACTTTAAACATGTGTGAGCACCAAAAGAATGTTctcaggtgattttttttttctttgctaacaTTTCAGCATCATAATCCTGCCCAAGTGTTCTGATAGTATTTAAGCTGTCATTGTTCCTCATGTTCCTGACAGCTTCCCTGAAGACGTAAGCAGTTTTCCATGCTTATTTACAGTAAGGGATTGAAGCACTTTTATAAAAGTTGCCAAATAAATTAGCATTTTTTACCAACATCTTGTTTCTAGTGTATATACAGTGAGTGTACAGTTGCACGTTCTACATTGCTCCAAGGAAAGATGTACATCAAtcatttcatcttttcagtATTGTAAGATTTCTGTAATAACAGCAGTTGCCTTGAAATGTAAACCATTCCAAAAAGTCTTTGTATAACTTTATTTTCAAAGCTGCTGAACATAGGCAGTCAGCCCACACTGTTTACTATTCACTGACTGCCTGAGGCCTGAGTTATGAAGCAAGTTCACCATACCCACAATATCTATGCCATAAGTGAACCCAGATAAGGTAATGAGGCAGAGGTGGCTTTCAGCTTAGTAGCTGTGGGATGGCATTGgcagcatctgaccaatcagaaacaTAGACAGGTCTTGTGGCAACAGATTGATATTAAAAAGgaagctttttatatttttctaaaattaaagacaatacatactgaaaagcagcacagctgtgAGTATGTGTAGTAACAAAAAGCACTATAGTATATAAgtgctgtatgaatgtgtgtgagctTTAAGTACTTtgttgaaaatgactgaaaaagcaCTTTTATTGAAGCTATGAAAGAAAACTAACAAGAAAGCTGACCCTGCAAGTTGGCAAACTTATCAGTATCAGCTTTATACTTAACACACAGGACAATCTAATGGTTTACCATAAATTCAAATAAAGGCTTAGCCTATATGCAAAGTACAAATGGGTGCCAACTTTTAGGATTATATATTaatgtttctttaaaagaaTAACAGGAATATAAGAAAAGTGCTTCTATGAATTTGCATTTATTGACGTGATCAAGAAAAACCTCAAATCTTCCAAGAATGGGAACGCCATTTTCCACAGAACTGACCGGTTAGATTTTGTACCCGTTGGATTATTATCTCAAATACAGGTTAGGTGTATGTGATGAGTCAACATGGCGATGTATGTTGCTAAGAAGTGAACCTCCTTATTAAGTTGATAACCCAGGTTTAGCAGAAGTTTCCTGGATAAGCCCGAATCCTGTTTCATAGTACAGGTCTCAGGTCTCACAAAACTAGCTGTCTGTCATGGATAATGGGAAAAGAGGAACTAGTGTCAGTATATTCAGCACATTTGCATTCTCATAGTCCTGCTCTTAGGCTGCGAGAGAACACATGCAGCTCTTAGTTTGTGCCATAAAAATGTGTTAGCCATTTGTAAAGACTTAATAATTAAAGTAACTGAAAACCGAGCGTGAAATTCCCAAATCTGAGCCACTAGGTTATTTTCACAGCTTGGTGTTGGTGTCAAGGAACTAAAGTCCAAATAGGAATCACGGCAAAACTGAACTGCCAGTATGGAGAAATCTCTTTGATATAGTGTACAGTGAATGTATTGTCCAGTGTCAAGtgcattaaattatattttcatatatttctgacatttaaaaaaaaaaatgtatggaaGTATATATCTGAAACGGTAAAACCAGAGGTGGTGACGTACTGTATTTCTTCATAAAGCTGCTTCATGTAAACGTTTGTTACTTTACAATAAAGGTTTCTCTGCTCTTCTGATGTTTGCATTATTAACTCTTTGGACACAATTCAGTTTTAGACAGattttattaattcattttagATACATGGAACTCACTAAACTAATGAAACATTTCTATGAATGAAATAAGTTATtactgtaaaagaaaagaacaaaaggaaGGTCAACAGAAGCTCGGCATGCAGCGATTAGCTGATGATATGAAAGTTCTTAAAGATTCAGACACAATTAAATAATTCAAacccaaagaaaaggaaacctAAAAGTCGTACATAAATGATCAAGGCTGTCACAATATTGTTGGCTTTAATTATTCTAAAATAGATGATCTGAGCATATACTGTATAATCATGTATGGATATAATCACTGAAGAGTTCTCCCTGACTGCATATAGTGCACCAAGGTTGCTGTCTATAAAGACTGACTAAATGACTTGTACAGTGTAAGGGGGAAGATTTGGCTGCATGTTTGAAATGTAAGTTTGGTAAACACTTATCTCTTTCCCTGATTCATTACATCGTGTGGACTAACAGATCTGTCCATTTAAAGTCCGTATATATGCGCACAACAGTCTTATCCCCCAAAAGTATCCTTAAAATCCAAATTAAATGAAACTTTCCAccttaaaagaaaagaatggtGTGAAAACAAATTTGGTAGCCCTGCCATGTCATTGAATCatctcatttttaaatgttaaatcagcTCCAAGTATTTCTCTAAGGTGAAGTAAAAAAGCAGAAGTCAGTATAGTCCTAAAGAGAGGATCTTCACTCCattacatgcaaaaaaaaaaagaaaaaaaaaaagaaaagtgttgtgAGTAGTTGACAGAAGGTAAGCAGACCGGATGTGCTGATTTTCTGTTTATCTAGTCGAAGTTTAGCGGGTGGCTGTCGAAGTGAGTGAGCACGTGATTCTCAAACACTTTCTGGTCGCAGTCCAGCGGGAACTGCTCGCTGCACATGGGACAGATTTTC
This sequence is a window from Oreochromis aureus strain Israel breed Guangdong linkage group 11, ZZ_aureus, whole genome shotgun sequence. Protein-coding genes within it:
- the jazf1b gene encoding juxtaposed with another zinc finger protein 1b isoform X2; its protein translation is MRGRREVRFKDTDPCLLEKQEQQQPTYVALSYINRFMTDAARREHEALKKKVQPKLSLSLTGNLSRSNVSTPPRHTSGNLTPPVTPPITPSSSFRSSTPTGSECDEEDVEFEESDSDESWTTESAISSESILSSMYMNGGDEKPFACPVPGCKKRYKNVNGIKYHAKNGHRTQIRVRKPFKCRCGKSYKTSQGLRHHTINFHPPISTDMIRKLQQ